In the genome of Pseudomonas bubulae, one region contains:
- a CDS encoding fumarate hydratase — MTVIKQDDLIQSVADALQFISYYHPVDFIQAMHEAYLREESPAARDSMAQILINSRMCATGHRPICQDTGIVTVFVRVGMDVRWDGATMGLDDMINEGVRRAYNLPENVLRASILADPAGARRNTKDNTPAVIHYSIVPGNTVEVDVAAKGGGSENKSKMAMLNPSDSIVDWVLKTVPTMGAGWCPPGMLGIGIGGTAEKAAVMAKEVLMESIDIHDLIKRGPSNRIEEMRIELFEKVNQLGIGAQGLGGLTTVLDVKIMDYPTHAASLPVCMIPNCAATRHAHFVLDGSGPAALEAPPLDAYPEIVWEAGPSARRVNLDTLTPEDVQSWKPGETVLLNGKMLTGRDAAHKRMVEMLNKGETLPVDLKGRFIYYVGPVDPVRDEVVGPAGPTTATRMDKFTRQILDQTGLLGMIGKSERGPTAIEAIKEHKAVYLMAVGGAAYLVAQAIKKSRVVAFAELGMEAIYEFDVKDMPVTVAVDSKGESVHITGPAIWQKKISDSLAVEVQ, encoded by the coding sequence ATGACCGTGATCAAGCAAGACGACCTGATTCAGAGCGTTGCTGACGCCCTGCAATTCATTTCCTACTACCACCCCGTGGACTTCATCCAGGCCATGCACGAAGCCTACCTGCGCGAAGAATCGCCAGCGGCCCGTGACTCGATGGCGCAAATCCTGATCAACTCGCGCATGTGTGCCACCGGCCACCGTCCGATCTGCCAGGACACCGGCATCGTCACCGTATTCGTACGCGTCGGCATGGACGTGCGCTGGGATGGTGCCACCATGGGCCTGGACGACATGATCAACGAAGGCGTGCGTCGCGCTTACAACCTGCCGGAAAACGTCCTGCGTGCTTCGATCCTGGCCGACCCGGCCGGTGCCCGTCGCAACACCAAGGACAACACCCCTGCAGTGATCCACTACTCCATCGTTCCGGGCAACACCGTGGAAGTGGACGTGGCAGCCAAGGGCGGCGGTTCCGAGAACAAGTCGAAAATGGCCATGCTCAACCCGTCCGACTCGATCGTTGACTGGGTGCTCAAGACCGTTCCGACCATGGGCGCGGGCTGGTGCCCACCGGGCATGCTGGGTATCGGCATCGGCGGCACCGCGGAAAAAGCCGCAGTGATGGCCAAGGAAGTGTTGATGGAATCCATCGACATTCACGACCTGATCAAGCGTGGCCCGAGCAACCGTATCGAAGAGATGCGCATCGAGCTGTTCGAGAAGGTCAACCAGCTGGGCATCGGCGCCCAGGGCCTGGGCGGCCTGACTACCGTGCTCGACGTAAAAATCATGGACTACCCGACCCACGCAGCGTCCCTGCCGGTGTGCATGATCCCGAACTGCGCGGCCACCCGTCACGCCCACTTCGTGCTGGACGGCTCCGGCCCGGCAGCCCTCGAAGCGCCACCGCTGGATGCCTACCCGGAAATCGTCTGGGAAGCCGGCCCGTCGGCCCGCCGTGTCAACCTTGACACCCTGACCCCGGAAGACGTGCAGAGCTGGAAGCCGGGCGAGACCGTCCTGCTCAACGGCAAAATGCTCACCGGTCGCGACGCGGCGCACAAGCGCATGGTCGAAATGCTGAACAAGGGTGAAACCTTGCCGGTAGACCTCAAGGGTCGCTTTATCTACTACGTTGGCCCGGTTGATCCGGTGCGTGACGAAGTGGTTGGCCCTGCAGGCCCGACCACCGCTACGCGAATGGACAAGTTCACTCGTCAGATCCTTGATCAGACCGGCTTGCTGGGCATGATCGGCAAGTCCGAGCGCGGCCCTACCGCCATTGAAGCGATCAAGGAACACAAAGCCGTGTATCTGATGGCTGTGGGCGGTGCTGCTTACCTGGTCGCCCAGGCGATCAAAAAGTCCCGTGTAGTGGCCTTTGCCGAACTGGGCATGGAAGCGATCTACGAGTTCGATGTCAAAGACATGCCGGTTACGGTGGCAGTCGACAGTAAAGGCGAGTCGGTGCACATCACCGGCCCGGCGATCTGGCAGAAGAAAATCAGCGACAGCCTGGCTGTAGAAGTGCAATAA
- a CDS encoding iron-sulfur-binding ferredoxin reductase, protein MPQLHVADQHWSVAPNTNLLDALNQVGVSVPYSCRAGSCHACLVRCVRGEPADLKPEALSRDQHEQGWRLACQCQIVEDLQIEAFDPLRDGVPAQVAGLDWLSPTVLRLRLTPQRALRYRAGQHLVLWAGDVARPYSLSSLPEEDRFLEFHLDCAHPGEFVDAARQFKVGDVVRLGELRGGALRYDPDWQEQPLWLLASGTGLGPLYGVLREALRQDHQGPIRLVHVARDKAEHYLQSELLALSAACPGFVIEYLERPQLPDYLLQMGVVSRQTRALVCGHPDTVDAFAKRLFLAGLPRNQLLADAFLTRS, encoded by the coding sequence GTGCCCCAGTTACACGTCGCTGACCAGCACTGGTCAGTTGCCCCGAACACTAACCTGCTCGATGCCTTGAATCAGGTTGGCGTGTCGGTGCCCTACAGTTGCCGGGCGGGCAGTTGCCATGCCTGCCTGGTGCGCTGCGTGCGTGGTGAGCCCGCCGATCTCAAGCCCGAGGCATTGAGTCGGGACCAGCATGAGCAGGGCTGGCGCCTGGCCTGTCAGTGTCAAATTGTCGAAGACCTGCAGATTGAAGCCTTTGACCCGCTGCGCGACGGTGTGCCGGCCCAAGTGGCAGGGCTCGACTGGCTCAGTCCGACGGTGTTGCGCTTGCGCCTCACGCCGCAGCGGGCTTTGCGTTATCGCGCAGGCCAGCATCTGGTGCTGTGGGCTGGCGATGTGGCGCGGCCGTATTCGTTGTCCAGCCTGCCCGAAGAAGACCGCTTTCTGGAGTTTCACCTCGATTGTGCGCACCCCGGTGAGTTTGTCGACGCGGCCCGCCAGTTCAAGGTCGGTGACGTTGTACGGCTGGGCGAGTTGCGCGGCGGCGCACTGCGTTATGATCCGGACTGGCAGGAGCAACCGCTCTGGCTGCTGGCATCCGGTACCGGCCTGGGGCCTTTGTATGGCGTATTGCGCGAGGCCTTGCGTCAGGATCATCAAGGCCCGATACGGCTGGTGCATGTGGCCCGCGACAAGGCTGAGCATTACCTCCAGAGCGAACTGCTGGCCCTGTCGGCGGCTTGTCCAGGGTTTGTGATCGAGTACCTTGAACGCCCTCAGTTGCCCGACTACCTGTTACAGATGGGGGTTGTCTCGCGCCAGACCCGTGCCTTGGTCTGCGGTCACCCGGATACGGTCGATGCCTTTGCCAAACGTTTGTTTCTGGCGGGCTTGCCGCGTAATCAGCTGTTGGCCGATGCCTTTTTGACCCGCAGCTAG
- the yiaY gene encoding L-threonine dehydrogenase → MTSTFFIPAVNIMGNGCLDEAMTAIRNYGFRKALIVTDAGLAKAGVATLIAEKLALQDIDSVIFDGAKPNPSIANVEAGLKVLKEHQCDFIVSLGGGSPHDCAKGIALCATNGGHIRDYEGVDRSAKPQLPLVSINTTAGTASEMTRFCIITDEERHVKMAIVDRNVTPLLSVNDPELMVAMPKGLTAATGMDALTHAIEAYVSTAANPITDACAIKAMELISQNLRQAVSDGKNLTARENMAYAQFLAGMAFNNASLGFVHAMAHQLGGFYDLPHGVCNAVLLPHVQTFNASVCAARLTDVAHALGADVRGLSPEEGAQAAIAAIRTLAKDVEIPAGLRDLGAKLDDIPILATNALKDACGFTNPRKADQGQIEEIFRNAF, encoded by the coding sequence ATGACCAGCACTTTCTTTATTCCTGCTGTAAACATTATGGGTAACGGTTGCCTGGATGAAGCCATGACTGCGATTCGCAATTATGGTTTTCGCAAGGCCTTGATTGTGACCGACGCGGGGTTGGCCAAGGCGGGGGTTGCGACGTTGATCGCCGAGAAGCTCGCGTTGCAGGATATTGATTCGGTGATTTTCGACGGCGCCAAGCCGAACCCGAGCATTGCCAACGTCGAGGCGGGCTTGAAGGTGCTCAAGGAGCATCAGTGCGACTTTATTGTGTCGCTGGGTGGCGGCTCGCCCCATGACTGCGCCAAGGGTATAGCGCTGTGTGCCACCAATGGCGGGCATATCCGTGATTACGAAGGCGTCGATCGCTCGGCCAAGCCGCAGTTACCGCTGGTGTCGATCAATACCACGGCCGGCACGGCCAGTGAGATGACGCGGTTTTGTATCATCACCGACGAAGAGCGCCATGTGAAAATGGCCATTGTTGACCGCAACGTGACGCCGCTGCTGTCGGTTAACGACCCTGAGTTGATGGTGGCGATGCCCAAGGGCCTGACTGCCGCCACGGGCATGGACGCGTTGACCCACGCCATCGAGGCATATGTGTCCACGGCGGCCAATCCCATTACCGATGCCTGTGCAATCAAGGCGATGGAACTGATCAGCCAGAACCTGCGTCAGGCGGTAAGCGACGGCAAGAATCTGACGGCGCGGGAGAATATGGCTTACGCACAGTTCCTCGCGGGCATGGCCTTCAACAATGCCTCGCTGGGCTTTGTGCATGCGATGGCGCACCAGTTGGGCGGCTTCTATGATTTGCCCCACGGTGTATGCAACGCGGTGTTGTTGCCCCATGTGCAGACGTTCAATGCCAGTGTGTGTGCAGCCCGCCTGACCGATGTCGCCCATGCACTGGGTGCCGATGTACGTGGCTTGAGCCCGGAAGAGGGCGCGCAAGCGGCCATTGCGGCGATTCGTACTCTGGCCAAGGATGTCGAGATTCCTGCCGGGCTGCGGGATTTGGGCGCCAAGCTGGATGACATCCCGATCCTGGCCACCAACGCCTTGAAAGATGCCTGTGGTTTTACCAACCCGCGCAAAGCCGATCAGGGGCAGATTGAAGAGATCTTCCGTAACGCGTTTTAA